Proteins from one Acidobacteriota bacterium genomic window:
- a CDS encoding electron transfer flavoprotein subunit alpha/FixB family protein: MANGVLVFIEQRDGKIRKASYEALSEGRRLADKLGQSVSALVIGSGINELATEAAHYGADTVYVTDNAALKNYSTDGYAKVLAEVIQTAQPAVVLASATALCKDLAPRVTARLNIGLASDITEIHVEGGAVSVVRPVYAGKAFAKVAFRSATAFMTLRPNVFPASAPDTSRTAEVKAVGGVMVDGLQAKVTDILAAAGGKVELTEANIVVSGGRGIKGPENYYLIQNLADALGGAAGASRAVVDAGWVDHSRQVGQTGKTVSPQLYVACGISGAIQHLAGMSSSKFIVAINKDPDAPIFKLADYGIVGDLFEVLPRLTEQAKALGAKK, translated from the coding sequence ATGGCAAACGGAGTGTTAGTGTTTATTGAGCAACGCGATGGAAAAATTCGCAAAGCCAGCTATGAGGCCCTTTCAGAAGGCCGCCGCCTGGCAGACAAACTGGGCCAGTCAGTGAGCGCCCTTGTGATCGGGTCGGGAATCAACGAACTGGCAACCGAAGCCGCCCACTATGGCGCCGATACGGTCTATGTGACCGACAATGCTGCCCTGAAAAACTACTCGACCGACGGCTATGCCAAAGTCCTGGCCGAAGTGATCCAAACGGCGCAACCAGCGGTGGTGCTGGCTTCAGCCACGGCGCTGTGCAAGGACCTCGCGCCACGAGTGACGGCCCGGCTGAATATCGGACTGGCTTCGGACATCACTGAAATCCACGTCGAAGGCGGCGCGGTGTCAGTGGTTCGCCCGGTCTATGCCGGGAAAGCTTTTGCCAAAGTCGCGTTCCGGAGCGCCACGGCCTTTATGACATTGCGGCCAAATGTGTTCCCAGCCAGTGCCCCAGACACCAGCCGAACGGCTGAAGTCAAAGCGGTCGGCGGTGTGATGGTGGATGGTTTGCAAGCCAAAGTGACCGATATTTTGGCCGCCGCTGGTGGCAAAGTCGAATTGACCGAAGCCAACATTGTGGTCTCAGGTGGTCGCGGTATTAAAGGACCGGAAAACTACTACCTGATTCAAAATCTGGCCGATGCCCTGGGCGGTGCCGCTGGTGCCTCACGCGCCGTGGTGGATGCCGGATGGGTTGATCATTCACGTCAGGTAGGTCAAACCGGAAAAACCGTTAGCCCGCAACTGTATGTGGCGTGCGGGATTTCAGGCGCGATTCAGCATCTGGCGGGTATGTCATCGTCCAAGTTCATTGTGGCGATCAACAAAGATCCGGATGCGCCGATTTTCAAACTGGCCGACTACGGCATTGTGGGCGATCTGTTTGAAGTTCTCCCACGATTAACCGAACAGGCCAAAGCGCTCGGCGCCAAAAAGTAA
- a CDS encoding electron transfer flavoprotein subunit beta/FixA family protein, with amino-acid sequence MKIAVCLKAVPDTDTRIKIAADGRSIDRSEIKYIMSPYDEYALEEAIRTKEAKGGDVVVVGLGGDEVPAVLRDGLARGGDSAIHVSSNGVATDDPLAVGKALATALKSVNADIIFFGKHGVGGDNQQVHTIVAELLGLPQATMVVKLEINDRKVRCEREIEGGLEVIETTLPVVIGANKGMNEPRYPKLPAIMQAKKKPFATKTIADLGLSAADVSEAASATYITGMYLPPARQAGRKLEGDVNEQVTGLIQALQGEAKVL; translated from the coding sequence TTGAAAATTGCAGTATGTCTCAAAGCGGTGCCGGATACCGACACCCGCATTAAAATCGCGGCAGATGGTCGGTCCATCGACCGATCCGAAATCAAATACATTATGAGCCCATATGACGAATATGCCTTGGAAGAGGCGATTCGGACCAAAGAAGCCAAAGGCGGTGATGTGGTGGTGGTTGGTCTTGGCGGAGATGAAGTGCCGGCGGTTCTGCGTGACGGTCTGGCTCGCGGCGGCGATTCAGCCATCCATGTCAGCAGCAACGGCGTGGCCACCGACGATCCACTCGCGGTGGGCAAAGCGTTGGCTACCGCCCTCAAGTCAGTCAACGCCGATATTATCTTCTTTGGCAAACACGGGGTTGGCGGCGACAACCAGCAGGTTCACACCATCGTGGCTGAATTACTGGGCCTGCCACAGGCGACCATGGTCGTCAAGCTTGAGATCAATGATCGCAAAGTGCGCTGTGAACGTGAAATCGAAGGCGGTCTGGAAGTGATTGAAACAACGCTGCCAGTTGTCATCGGCGCCAACAAAGGCATGAATGAACCGCGCTATCCAAAGCTGCCAGCCATCATGCAAGCCAAGAAAAAACCGTTTGCCACCAAGACCATCGCGGATCTGGGGCTCTCAGCGGCTGATGTCAGCGAAGCAGCTTCAGCCACCTACATCACTGGCATGTATTTGCCTCCGGCCCGTCAGGCTGGGCGCAAACTCGAAGGCGATGTCAACGAACAGGTCACTGGCCTGATTCAAGCCCTGCAAGGCGAAGCGAAGGTCCTCTAA